A genome region from Triticum aestivum cultivar Chinese Spring chromosome 2B, IWGSC CS RefSeq v2.1, whole genome shotgun sequence includes the following:
- the LOC123041574 gene encoding protein NRT1/ PTR FAMILY 4.5, which produces MTIGGSVDRRGNPIDREVHGGVRAAWFMYVANVVMNMVIVPNLLNLVTYLHGTMHMGVSGSATTVTNLVGATCGFALVGAFLSDSYIMRSRTILIFGPLMFLGYGLLTLQAYLPSLHPAPCNIEADLSNCKEVHGRNATLLYAALYISAFGDGCIRTCLPSLGADQFDRKDPSESRQQSSFFNWYTFGISLGGFIGLILIVWLQNYKGWDVGLGACAILVLFGLLVVAAGLPFYRNQVPEGSPLTRMLQVLVVALRNRKLELPQKLEEAEDSRTGTGTGFVEVPSQRKSLKFLDKACIHHGKDGDWSVCSATKVEETKIVLRVLPLFFSSMIAYVSNTIVFTFTVQQGGMTNTSLGKIHVSPATLFIIPITFQLIMLAVYDQFIVPFLRKRTGYVGGITHLQRIAIGFASMILAAVIAAVVERKRKEAVVQMSLFWLAPQFFLLGVADVTSFTGLLEFFNSEAPRGMKSIATALFWCELGLASLMATFLVEIVNRATRHGQQGGWLEGKSLNSSRLDLFYWVVAVVGLLGFLNYLYWAKKYVYQHNPRIAEPSVDEDPR; this is translated from the exons atGACGATTGGGGGCTCTGTGGACCGGAGGGGAAACCCCATCGACAGAGAGGTGCATGGAGGGGTCAGAGCAGCATGGTTCATGTATG TTGCAAACGTGGTAATGAACATGGTTATTGTCCCAAACCTGCTGAATCTGGTTACCTATCTCCATGGAACAATGCATATGGGCGTCTCTGGCTCTGCAACTACTGTCACCAATCTTGTTGGTGCTACATGCGGGTTTGCATTAGTAGGAGCTTTCCTCTCAGACTCTTACATCATGCGCTCCAGAACTATACTCATCTTTGGCCCATTGATGTTTCTG GGCTATGGGTTGCTCACCCTACAAGCATACCTACCCTCGCTCCATCCTGCGCCTTGCAACATTGAAGCAGACCTAAGTAACTGCAAAGAGGTCCATGGCCGGAATGCCACCTTGTTGTACGCAGCCTTGTACATCAGTGCATTTGGCGATGGCTGTATACGTACATGCTTACCATCCCTCGGAGCAGACCAGTTTGACCGTAAAGATCCTTCCGAGTCCCGCCAGCAGTCCAGCTTCTTCAACTGGTACACCTTCGGGATCTCCCTTGGAGGCTTTATAGGGCTGATCCTCATAGTGTGGCTCCAGAACTACAAGGGGTGGGACGTCGGACTTGGGGCCTGCGCCATCCTGGTTCTGTTTGGACTGCTCGTTGTTGCTGCCGGTCTCCCTTTCTACCGCAACCAAGTGCCGGAAGGAAGCCCTCTTACTCGAATGCTGCAG GTTCTTGTGGTTGCATTAAGGAACAGGAAGCTTGAACTTCCTCAGAAGCTGGAAGAAGCAGAGGATAGTCGTACTGGGACCGGGACAGGGTTTGTCGAAGTGCCATCTCAAAGAAAAAGTCTGAA GTTCCTCGACAAAGCTTGCATTCACCACGGCAAAGACGGGGACTGGTCAGTTTGCAGTGCGACGAAGGTGGAGGAGACGAAGATTGTGCTCCGCGTGCTCCCTCTCTTCTTCAGCTCCATGATCGCGTACGTATCCAACACGATCGTCTTCACGTTCACGGTGCAGCAAGGTGGCATGACCAACACAAGTCTGGGCAAGATCCACGTCTCCCCTGCGACGCTCTTCATCATCCCCATCACATTCCAGCTGATAATGCTGGCCGTCTACGACCAGTTCATCGTGCCGTTCCTGCGAAAGCGCACGGGCTACGTCGGCGGCATCACTCATCTGCAGCGCATCGCCATAGGCTTCGCCTCCATGATACTCGCCGCGGTCATCGCAGCCGTCGTCGAGAGAAAAAGGAAGGAGGCGGTAGTGCAGATGTCCCTGTTCTGGCTCGCGCCTCAGTTCTTCCTGCTTGGGGTGGCAGACGTGACATCGTTCACCGGGCTCCTGGAGTTCTTCAACAGCGAGGCGCCACGGGGCATGAAGTCGATTGCCACGGCGTTGTTCTGGTGCGAGCTCGGGCTCGCGTCGTTGATGGCCACATTCCTGGTGGAAATCGTGAACAGGGCCACGAGGCACGGGCAGCAGGGAGGCTGGCTCGAGGGGAAAAGCTTGAACAGCAGCCGTCTTGACCTCTTCTACTGGGTTGTGGCTGTTGTCGGGTTGCTCGGCTTCTTGAACTACCTTTATTGGGCGAAGAAGTATGTATACCAGCACAATCCACGCATCGCTGAGCCATCGGTTGACGAGGATCCACGTTGA